A single window of Xiphophorus hellerii strain 12219 chromosome 12, Xiphophorus_hellerii-4.1, whole genome shotgun sequence DNA harbors:
- the tet3 gene encoding methylcytosine dioxygenase TET3 isoform X3: MPLIVQTWGLSRITCRLFDATPPPTQEPPAQKTVHKVTTVDGLTNGGQMEIGSHDRLQEGALSLDLANGVNPYHNNDEASMETGEQRAGGVPERQRWVPGHSKVNETQQQQSCWSSSSGTTPAEGVHYADIEDAQNLVAFSATASALPPSSSSSCLVLQPNTAKLYEKFTQETHADGAHSRVSAGAPETSCEPLEDLDILQAALSQAKHGHKPPNCNCDGHGCPDYLEWLEKKIKLATRRDQGSHKMGDEAPHLEQPHLPHQHQTYQQVNGAHHMSTSCLQQQQEVNQYSHQDQVPSSKPPIPCSPQVLSIAKEKNISLQTALAIDALTQLSSPQLVSAPGQVFRNNFHNHQNTPSLIPSSLNNNSSSRSQSVPPGLHPNQQGAASYEHHRPQSQGQPGHASPLPSSTSPFPGQGKAPGFSPNPQQWRQGSDRDPEQRNPWMFRKPEPHAHFATAPPNSSDPMSELKQLLGDTKLKNASFKLPLTQQLSLNQNGGIQVQGRIKQEPDSGEHYHHTSSTGRYEMSNGQQQGQHYPGNPMSPGQAAIRHSTQAALQHHLHHRRNLFSTQPPGFGVPSSRAPMTCQDLKKWWPQMDAEGMSVLPIKQEPKRRKNTHGSSVIKSVGVMAIGPALSKPKQIIIKKNKQKASMPTFLPQAQIAIQKPPVHMKDTSPSLTNSQICSLNPLALLRNSAQASAAGLPAPEQSQVCISNTSLTPSSNVTTGNAPAITDPSSTSVVLSAISKSEEASINLTSTNTSNATSVTSTTPSNTSPLQKLINIDPKYEELIRQFEAEFGNLAPDTSASPCKEETTPAPTLANQSLISPQDLSLASSNTTQSVSSIPTPQANNTPQSDDQKMEISKSDSDTQSELTVSQPSNEGREHTRPVNVSQNQETILDKQQLQQRMLEEALGMQDSPLPKRIKIEASGELAVLSTTCYSEEGTPVKDGLNSSPSLKGFLDSPLRYLDTPTKNLLDTPIRDPQSEFPTCTCVEHILEKDEGPYYNHLGSGPTVASIRSLMEMRYGEKGEAVRIEKVVYTGKEGKSSHGCPIAKWVIRRGSDKEKLLCLVRQRAGHHCANAVIIVVILAWEGIPKSLADKLYHEVTDTLTKYGNPTSRRCGLNDDRTCACQGKDSEKCGASFSFGCSWSMYFNGCKYARSKTPRKFRLQGDHPEEEEKLRDNFQNLATEVAPLYKRLAPQAYSNQCAAEQRAPECRLGLKEGRPFSGITACMDFCAHAHKDQHNLHNGCTVVCTLTKEDNRKVGEIPEDEQLHVLPLYTVSLTDEFGSAEAQRRKMQNGAIQVLQAFRREVRKLPEPAKSCRQRRLEAKKAASEKKKSKLTQQTPEKTMVKTELCISSSPQTPGIKEIIKQEMKPDIKREPINGSIDGYPVQATDPFNNIYQNPAYYARGDHSPVGQPSAADTVNGYHPSLPAMPYGFFNYPPNALFRPKLKTYEGRSKLVQAERKSDAQSPQGHLPSNSHPEQNNQPNNSAYAQPANYSLSRPSSVSSEPSNRGTPLIKQEPMDVPVYEGALPSQACANTSRSTPQSAQWPGYKINGSIISNNWDGHLNRRQSPDVSSLNSDKLQLHKLHQHAQQRQSSPYPQQWTSHPCSNPQIASTNPAHQVPASPPPSPHLGTGHQGNLYRGAIRHSASYPGTPQPVTSHSGSVTPRPGTPRPGTPVTGIPGPPTPGPGTPGPSTPGLGTLQPGTPGPATPGPATPSPLTPGQLTPRHWASPAPSPQPNPWGIGPAAFSPGLKHSNPAGAYPDKIWSKTGENRCSTPLGIQEKAWKSCGGSLAGSTPSPAPEGRLFPDALQQSDQAHCDPCRAESDVESFKHREEEDEVWSDSEHNFLDPAIGGVAVAPAHGSVLIECARRELHATTPLKKPDRSHPTRISLVFYQHKNLNQPMHGLALWEAKMKLLAERALQRQQEAALLGLSQEDIKALGKKRKWGSLLTGASPGPGQSKDKKDGPVTRLSHTFYTTSMVTVSPYAFTRVTGPYSHFV; encoded by the exons ATGCCGCTGATAGTACAGACATGGGGCCTCTCACGTATTACATGCCGGCTGTTTGACGCCACCCCTCCACCCACCCAGGAACCCCCAGCACAGAAG acTGTTCACAAAGTCACTACAGTGGATGGCCTCACAAACGGAGGCCAGATGGAAATTGGTTCACACGACCGCCTCCAGGAAGGCGCGTTGAGCCTGGATTTGGCCAATGGGGTGAACCCCTACCATAACAATGATGAGGCATCTATGGAAACAGGCGAGCAGAGGGCAGGAGGTGTGCCTGAAAGGCAACGCTGGGTGCCAGGACATAGCAAGGTCAATGAGACCCAACAGCAGCAATCATGCTGGAGCAGCAGTAGTGGTACAACCCCTGCTGAGGGAGTCCACTATGCAGATATAGAAGATGCCCAGAATCTGGTAGCGTTTTCTGCTACGGCTAGCGCTTtgcctccttcttcctcttcatcttGCCTTGTCCTGCAACCTAATACAGCCAAGTTATATGAGAAGTTCACCCAAGAGACACATGCTGATGGTGCTCATTCTAGAGTCTCTGCAGGTGCTCCTGAAACAAGCTGCGAACCTTTGGAAGACCTTGACATCTTACAGGCAGCACTGAGCCAAGCTAAACATGGGCACAAGCCCCCTAATTGCAACTGTGATGGGCATGGTTGTCCAGACTACCTGGAGTggttggaaaagaaaattaaattagcaACTAGAAGGGATCAAGGATCTCACAAAATGGGTGATGAGGCCCCACATTTGGAGCAACCCCATTTGCCACATCAACATCAGACGTACCAACAAGTGAATGGTGCCCACCATATGTCCACTTCATGTTTGCAACAGCAACAGGAAGTTAATCAGTACTCTCACCAAGACCAAGTGCCCTCCTCCAAACCCCCTATTCCTTGCTCCCCCCAGGTGCTCTCCATAGCCAAGGAGAAAAACATCAGTCTTCAGACTGCCCTTGCGATAGATGCACTCACACAGTTATCCAGCCCTCAACTAGTCAGTGCTCCAGGTCAGGTTTTCCGAAACAACTTTCATAACCACCAAAACACACCTAGTTTGATCCCTTCCTCTCTTAACAACAACTCATCATCACGATCCCAGTCTGTCCCTCCAGGGCTGCATCCCAACCAGCAGGGTGCAGCATCTTACGAACACCATAGGCCCCAGTCCCAGGGCCAGCCAGGCCATGCTTCTCCTCTCCCATCCTCTACCTCTCCATTTCCAGGTCAGGGAAAAGCTCCAGGTTTCAGTCCTAATCCGCAGCAGTGGAGGCAGGGCTCTGACAGAGATCCTGAACAGAGGAATCCATGGATGTTCAGAAAGCCTGAGCCCCATGCTCACTTTGCAACTGCTCCTCCAAATAGCTCAGACCCCATGTCAGAGCTTAAACAGCTGCTCGGTGACACCAAGTTGAAAAATGCTTCTTTCAAGCTTCCCCTCACACAGCAGCTTAGCTTGAATCAGAATGGTGGCATTCAGGTCCAGGGCAGAATAAAACAAGAGCCAGACTCTGGTGAGCATTATCATCACACTTCCTCAACTGGACGTTATGAAATGTCTAATGGTCAACAGCAGGGTCAGCATTACCCTGGAAATCCTATGTCTCCTGGCCAAGCAGCCATACGTCACTCCACTCAGGCAGCTCTACAACATCACCTCCATCACAGGAGGAACCTGTTCTCTACCCAACCACCTGGCTTTGGAGTACCAAGCTCACGTGCACCTATGACATGTCAAGACTTGAAAAAATGGTGGCCCCAGATGGATGCTGAAGGTATGTCAGTTCTACCAATCAAACAGGAACCcaagaggaggaaaaacacCCACGGGTCTTCTGTTATAAAATCAGTGGGTGTAATGGCTATAGGTCCTGCTCTTTCCAAGCCCAAACAGATAATCATCAAGAAGAACAAGCAGAAAGCCTCCATGCCAACCTTCCTCCCTCAGGCTCAAATTGCTATACAAAAACCACCAGTTCACATGAAGGACACATCCCCATCCTTGACCAATTCCCAAATATGCTCTCTCAACCCTTTGGCCCTCCTCCGTAACTCCGCTCAGGCTTCTGCAGCAGGTCTCCCTGCCCCAGAACAATCTCAGGTATGCATTTCCAACACCTCTCTAACTCCTTCTTCCAATGTTACAACGGGAAACGCTCCAGCTATCACGGACCCCTCGTCCACATCTGTGGTTCTTTCAGCCATCTCAAAATCAGAAGAAGCAAGCATCAATTTAACCTCCACCAACACCAGCAATGCCACATCTGTGACCTCCACAACTCCATCCAACACCTCGCCGCTGCAGAAACTCATTAACATAGATCCAAAGTACGAAGAGCTGATCCGCCAGTTCGAGGCTGAATTTGGAAACTTGGCCCCAGACACGTCCGCAAGTCCGTGCAAGGAGGAGACCACTCCGGCCCCTACACTAGCGAATCAATCCCTGATCAGTCCTCAAGACCTCAGTCTAGCATCATCTAACACCACCCAGTCTGTCTCCTCAATCCCTACTCCTCAAGCCAACAACACACCTCAATCAGACGATCAGAAAATGGAAATTAGCAAGAGTGACTCTGATACCCAAAGTGAATTAACAGTTAGTCAGCCTTCCAATGAGGGCCGTGAACATACAAGGCCTGTCAATGTTTCTCAGAACCAGGAGACTATTTTGGacaagcagcagctgcagcaaagaATGTTAGAGGAAGCACTGGGCATGCAAGACTCTCCACTGCCTAAGCGAATTAAAATTGAAGCTTCAGGAGAATTAGCGGTACTATCCACCACATGCTACTCTGAGGAGGGCACGCCGGTAAAGGATGGCCTAAATTCCTCACCATCTCTAAAAGGCTTTCTAGACTCCCCCTTGCGCTACCTAGACACCCCTACCAAGAACCTGCTGGATACTCCGATCAGGGATCCACAGTCAGAGTTCCCAACCTGTACCTGTGTGG AACATATCCTGGAGAAAGATGAAGGGCCGTACTACAATCACCTGGGGTCGGGACCTACAGTAGCCTCCATACGAAGTTTGATGGAGATGAG ATACGGAGAGAAGGGAGAAGCGGTTCGAATTGAGAAGGTGGTGTACACAGGCAAAGAGGGGAAGAGCTCCCATGGTTGTCCTATTGCCAAGTGG GTGATTCGTCGAGGCAGCGACAAAGAAAAACTCCTGTGCCTGGTGCGTCAGCGTGCCGGCCACCACTGTGCCAACGCAGTCATCATCGTTGTTATTTTAGCCTGGGAAGGCATCCCAAAATCCCTGGCCGACAAGCTTTACCACGAGGTGACAGACACCCTCACTAAGTATGGCAACCCCACCAGCCGGCGCTGCGGGCTCAATGACGA TCGTACCTGTGCCTGTCAGGGAAAAgactctgaaaagtgtggagctTCCTTCTCATTTGGCTGCTCCTGGAGCATGTACTTTAATGGCTGTAAGTACGCCCGAAGCAAGACGCCACGCAAGTTCCGGCTACAAGGAGATCATCCCGAAGAG GAGGAAAAACTCAGGGACAACTTCCAAAATCTGGCAACTGAGGTGGCTCCGTTGTACAAGCGACTGGCTCCACAGGCGTACAGCAACCAG TGTGCGGCAGAGCAGCGAGCTCCGGAGTGCAGGCTGGGTTTGAAGGAAGGCCGTCCCTTCTCTGGAATTACAGCTTGCATGGACTTCTGTGCCCACGCTCATAAGGACCAGCATAACCTGCACAATGGCTGCACAGTG GTGTGTACCTTGACTAAGGAGGACAACCGAAAAGTGGGGGAAATCCCTGAAGATGAGCAGCTTCATGTGCTGCCACTGTACACGGTCTCACTGACAGATGAGTTTGGCAGTGCAGAGGCCCAGCGCCGCAAGATGCAAAACGGAGCCATCCAGGTACTTCAAGCTTTCCGTCGCGAGGTACGCAAGTTGCCCGAGCCTGCTAAATCTTGCCGGCAACGCCGACTGGAGGCCAAGAAGGCCGcctcagagaagaagaaaagcaaactcACACAGCAGACTCCAGAGAAAACAATGGTCAAGACTGAACTTTGCATCAGCAGCTCTCCCCAAACCCCAGGCATTAAAG AAATCATAAAGCAGGAGATGAAGCCGGACATCAAGCGGGAGCCCATTAACGGATCAATAGATGGATACCCTGTGCAGGCAACAGACCCATTCAATAACATCTATCAAAATCCTGCCTACTATGCAAGGGGGGACCATTCCCCAGTCGGCCAGCCCTCTGCCGCAGACACAGTAAATGGCTACCATCCCAGTCTGCCTGCAATGCCCTACGGCTTCTTCAATTACCCTCCCAATGCTCTTTTCCGTCCTAAGTTGAAGACCTATGAAGGTCGAAGTAAGCTTGTCCAGGCAGAAAGAAAGTCTGATGCTCAGAGCCCTCAGGGCCACTTGCCTTCCAACAGCCACCCAGAGCaaaacaaccaaccaaacaacagCGCTTATGCCCAGCCTGCCAACTATAGCCTGTCCCGTCCTTCTTCGGTCTCCTCTGAGCCATCCAACAGAGGCACTCCGCTCATCAAACAGGAGCCTATGGATGTACCAGTCTATGAAGGGGCACTGCCAAGCCAGGCTTGTGCCAACACATCAAGAAGCACCCCGCAGTCTGCGCAGTGGCCTGGGTATAAGATTAATGGGAGCATTATTTCAAATAACTGGGATGGCCACTTAAACCGTAGACAAAGTCCTGATGTCTCTTCTTTAAACTCAGACAAGCTGCAGCTTCACAAGCTTCACCAGCATGCCCAGCAGCGCCAGTCCTCTCCGTACCCTCAGCAGTGGACTTCCCACCCATGCTCAAACCCCCAAATTGCTTCCACCAATCCAGCACACCAGGTACCTGCATCTCCACCTCCATCCCCTCACCTTGGCACGGGGCACCAGGGCAACCTATATCGAGGCGCCATACGTCACAGTGCTTCTTACCCTGGTACACCACAACCTGTTACCTCTCACTCAGGCTCAGTAACTCCAAGGCCTGGGACCCCACGTCCAGGCACCCCAGTCACTGGCATTCCAGGTCCACCCACCCCTGGTCCTGGAACCCCAGGTCCAAGTACCCCAGGTTTAGGCACTCTACAACCTGGCACCCCAGGTCCTGCCACTCCAGGCCCAGCCACCCCAAGCCCACTAACTCCAGGGCAACTTACCCCCAGGCACTGGGCGAGTCCTGCTCCTAGCCCCCAACCAAATCCTTGGGGCATCGGACCTGCTGCATTTAGCCCTGGTTTGAAGCACAGCAATCCTGCAGGAGCCTATCCCGACAAGATCTGGTCCAAGACTGGGGAGAACCGGTGTTCCACTCCCCTCGGGATCCAAGAAAAGGCCTGGAAGTCTTGTGGAGGTTCATTGGCAGGCAGCACCCCTTCTCCCGCTCCCGAGGGTCGCCTGTTCCCTGATGCGCTGCAACAGTCCGATCAAGCCCATTGCGATCCCTGCCGAGCTGAAAGCGATGTTGAAAGTTTCAAGCATCGTGAAGAAGAGGACGAGGTGTGGTCTGACAGCGAACACAACTTCTTGGATCCCGCAATTGGCGGCGTAGCAGTAGCACCAGCTCACGGCTCAGTCCTGATCGAATGCGCCCGGCGGGAACTACACGCCACCACTCCGCTTAAGAAGCCCGATCGTTCTCATCCCACCCGCATCTCCCTCGTCTTCTACCAGCACAAGAACCTCAATCAGCCAATGCACGGCCTGGCTCTGTGGGAGGCCAAAATGAAGCTGCTGGCAGAGCGAGCACTGCAGAGGCAGCAGGAAGCAGCTCTCCTTGGCCTCTCCCAGGAAGACATCAAGGCACTCGGCAAGAAACGCAAATGGGGGTCTTTGTTAACAGGCGCCAGTCCAGGACCTGGACAGTCGAAAGACAAGAAAGACGGGCCAGTGACACGGTTATCTCATACATTCTACACCACTTCTATGGTTACTGTGTCTCCCTATGCCTTCACTCGCGTCACTGGGCCCTACAGCCACTTTGTTTGA